From bacterium:
CACCCGGCCGTCGCGGTCGGCGATCAGGCTCGGGTTGCCCTTGAGCACCAACACCAGGCCGTGACTCATCGCGAACCCGCGCGCCACCCGCAGCGGGTCGGCCTTGATCTGCGCGGCGGACAGGCCGCTCAGCCGTCCCATCTCGCCCGGGTGCGGGGTGATCACGAGCGGAGCCTTGCAACCGGACAGCCGCTCGGCACAGCCCTCGAACGCGTTCAAGCCGTCCGCATCCAGCACGGCCGGACACTCCAGGCGCCCGACCAGCTCCCGCACCAGATCGGCGGTCTCCGGCGCCCGTCCCAGGCCCGGCCCCAGGGCCAGGACATCCACCCCGGCGCTCAATCGCTTCAGAAGCGGCTCCAGGGCCCCGGCGGCCAGATACCCGAGTCCGGAATCCGGCAGGGGCGCGCTCATCACCTCGGTCAGCTTGGCCTCGAACACCGCGTTGAGCGAGGCGGGCGGCGCGGCCGTGACCAGCCCGGCGCCGATAGTCATCGCACTCTGCGCGGCCATGACCGGCGCGCCGGTCAATCCGGTGGAGCCGCCCACCACCAGCACCCGTCCGTAATCGCCCTTGTGAGAATCTGGCTCGCGGGGCGGGAAATTGAGGCCCACATCCAGGGAATCGGTCAGGAACGTGTCGAATTCCAGCCCGGCCTCGGCCGCCTCCGGGAACCCGATGTCCGCCAGCACAACCTCGCCGCAGAGGGCGCGGCCCGGCTGGATCAGGTGGCCGACCTTGAGGTAGCCGAAAGTGACAGTCAGATCGGCGCTCAGGCAGGCCCCGGGCGCCTGGCCGTCATCCATCTGCACCCCGCTGGGGGCATCCACCGCCACCAGGGGACGGGTCCAGCCGGCCAGAAGGTCGATGACCGCTCCCACCAGGCCGCGCGGCGCACCGGCCGCTCCGGTCCCCAGGAGAGCGTCCAGGACCAGGTTGGCCCGGCCCAGGGCGTCTTTCAACGGGTCGAGGCCGCTCTTTTCCAGCTCCAGCACGTTCAGGCCGCAGGCGACAGCCACCCGGGCCATGGTCGCGGCAGCGCCGGTAAGAGCCTCCAGGCTGCCGGCCAGGAACACTTTCGGCCAGCCGGGCTCGCAGTGCTCGGTCAGCCAGCGGGCGGCCACGAAACCATCGCCCCCGTTGTTGCCCTTACCGCAGAGCACGACCGGGCGGCGGCAATCCGCGGTCAGGTCGAACTCTACGACAGCGCAGGCCACGGCCCGGCCGGCCGACTCCATCAGCACCGCGCCCGGCAGACCCAGGCCGTCGATGGAGGCCCGGTCGATCCGCCGCATCTGCTCAGCGGTCAGCACCGGCTGCATGAGACTCTCTCCCCGGTGGAGTTCTGGAGTTATCCACGCTTTCAGCGCCTTGCTGCCCCGAAAGCGCCTTCTGGCCGGAGATGGGCCGCTCTGAGCGCAGCACACCCCGGCCCGGACTCCGATCTTACTTGAACGACTGGCCGATATCCTTGCCGATACTGACCTCGCCGTTGTCTATGCGCAGGTGGAACCCGCACTCAGGGTTGGTGCAGACCCAAGCCTTGTACATGATCGATGCCCCGTCGCGACCGTAGTCGCTCAACGGGATCAGCACACCCTGCTTGCACTTGAGGCAGGTCGGAAAACTCTGGTCATTCATTTTTTCTCCCATCCCCCGTAGTTGATACAGGATTAACCGCAATCACGGATTAGCCGGCTGTTGAAGGTAATAGTGCTTCGAGTCGTAATCCACGCCCGCCCGGGCCAGTTCGAGGACCTTCCCCAGGTCGACTATCCGCCAGTGACGGGTGTTCGGACGGTAGACAAGGCTGATCGAGCACTTGTTGGCCTCGGCGATCTGGCCGCTCTGTGACTGGAACTCGATCTCCAACCAGCCCTCCGCCTCCTTGCGCATCACCGCCACCTGGACTATGCTGATCTTCGCCCGGGCGAACAGCGGAATCACGGTGTCCCGGAAGATTGCGCGATAA
This genomic window contains:
- a CDS encoding NAD(P)H-hydrate dehydratase is translated as MQPVLTAEQMRRIDRASIDGLGLPGAVLMESAGRAVACAVVEFDLTADCRRPVVLCGKGNNGGDGFVAARWLTEHCEPGWPKVFLAGSLEALTGAAATMARVAVACGLNVLELEKSGLDPLKDALGRANLVLDALLGTGAAGAPRGLVGAVIDLLAGWTRPLVAVDAPSGVQMDDGQAPGACLSADLTVTFGYLKVGHLIQPGRALCGEVVLADIGFPEAAEAGLEFDTFLTDSLDVGLNFPPREPDSHKGDYGRVLVVGGSTGLTGAPVMAAQSAMTIGAGLVTAAPPASLNAVFEAKLTEVMSAPLPDSGLGYLAAGALEPLLKRLSAGVDVLALGPGLGRAPETADLVRELVGRLECPAVLDADGLNAFEGCAERLSGCKAPLVITPHPGEMGRLSGLSAAQIKADPLRVARGFAMSHGLVLVLKGNPSLIADRDGRVVINPTGGPSLAKGGSGDVLTGMIAGLLAQGLEPFEAAVCAVYLHGLCADLAAKKLSEYCVSATELLRVLPEAINSVSAEAYGTE